In Nerophis lumbriciformis linkage group LG01, RoL_Nlum_v2.1, whole genome shotgun sequence, the genomic stretch AAAGCAAGACAGTAAcgcaaatataaataataataaaatatattaagtcCCATAATGTTTTTGCCAACTGGAGACCGGGTCTTCCCACTGTCCACTTGAATGCAAAAAGTAGGATATCCCTTCTTGTCATGGTAACAGCATATGTGTATCTAAAAGACAGTCTATCCCCATTATGAGACCCGCATCCAATCCAGCAATCTCGAAACCTTCTTGGTAGGAgtgtcatgttcgtagcgcacTCTAAGAACATTTCTTgacgctgtctgctatttaacatcagcatagccattataGACGTAATATTTtgaatctgtgccaatattacagcggacattggGTACAATAAGAACTGCACTTTTGACTTGTAAGGAgccggaaaaagcaatacattaaTCCACGCTTAAGGGAAATAAGCACACCTCAGTGTATGGGAGGCATACGGCGTATGACCAACAGTCACATAAGAGGGTGTTCGTGGACAAtgggacttcacatgtaggtgggaaaatacaaaaaaaagaaaatcagactaatttaggctATGTCTAGACTAAgccagataaccccttaaactaataattatttagcctaagccccgtttcagccacactaaactatcgtttaaagtccccctcctcggacaattttttacacgggtaagtgcgccgtgtatttcttgaatctccggctcttagctttgtatggactcatcgatcgtttacaaactgagttcggaaaggaagtgacgtcagaaagaacgcgccacagtcagcttcataataaagcggtttcgtaactcggaggtaaccactggaaatatggaggcgagtcatccagacatgcccgtgtttctccttccgtctgcacAGACGCTCGTGGAAATCACacgtgaataccttaagagaaagcgattgcagctatttcggatacaacacttatcagacggcaagagaactttccaatgtccaggtcagctgtgattctatttagcgaaaaactttgtccatttgtcgaaggagagtcaacgagcatgcaagctcccgtggatgtgataaaaaaaaggtagcgtgtgctttgtattacctggcagccaaaggaaaactacggaaaacagcgaatgcatttggactggcaaagcagactgtatcagttattgtccgccatgtatgtcgcggactcaacgtctaggtccagagtatataaagtcaccaaaaataaatggacaatgaaggtgaagggaaaagagtgaggagtgtcctgaccagatatctagatccctagtttgattgatgtaaaatgttcttcatcacattgtttacgtgtctaataaagatttgattaatttacgatggctcaggtgtgattcactacaatagggtccTACAgcccactggattccagttaattgaaatatcacaacactggatattgttcagataagttaaatttaagaacttgcacacaaagcaacactggaggtgactatgacgcattttccgcgcatgcgtatggaattgggggttaaatcaccaaaaattattcccgggcgcggccaccgctgctgccctctgctcccctcacctcccagggggtgatcaagggtgatgggtcaaatgcagagaataatttagctacacctcgtgtgtgtgacaatcattggtactttaacttttttttattaggtCGCGTGGTGCCAGCGGACGGAGGGgttgggggtcttaaacggtggcattgttgtgtgtggacacggataaggttaggtgggatttaccctgaataaacttagtgtaaacggggccttagcgCATGGAAACAGCAACTGACTGAATAAGTCCCCTTGACAAAGACAGTTTGAATACTGTTAACATTATGTACTTAACAATGAGATGTGTAAACAATTTCGTTATTGTTATAGGGTACTAATTCGCATGTCAGTCTCCTTCCTTGCTACTGACTCATAATATTGGTATGCATCAGAGACGTGCATTGTGTTTATTACTATTACTTGTACAAATGGCAGTgctacttacaggtaaaagccagtaaattagaatattttgaaaaacttgatttatttcagtaattgcattcaaaaggtgtaacttgtacattatatttattcattgcacacagactgatgcattcaaatgtttatttcatttaattttgatgatttgaagtggcaacaaatgaaaatccaaaattccgtgtgtcacaaaattagaatattacttaaggctaatacaaaaaagggatttttagaaatgttggccaactgaaaagtatgaaaatgaaaaatatgagcatgtacaatactcaatacttggttggagctccttttgcctcaattactgcgttaatgcggcgtggcatggagtcgatgagtttctggcactgctcaggtgttatgagagcccaggttgctctgatagtggccttcaactcttctgcgtttttgggtctggcattctgcatcttccttttcacaataccccacagattttctatggggctaaggtcaggggagttggcgggccaatttagaacagaaataccatggtccgtaaaccaggcacgggtagattttgcgctgtgtgcaggcgccaagtcctgttggaacttgaaatctccatctccatagagcaggtcagcagcaggaagcatgaagtgctctaaaacttgctggtagatggctgcgttgaccctggatctcaggaaacagagtggaccgacaccagcagatgacatggcaccccaaaccatcacccaaccatgcaaattttgcatttcttttggaaatcgaggtcccagagtctggaggaagacaggagaggcacaggatccacgttgcctgaagtctagtgtaaagtttccaccatcagtgatggtttggggtgccatgtcatctgctggtgtcggtccactctgtttcctgagatccagggtcaacgcagccgtctaccagcaagttttagagcacttcatgcttcctgctgctgacctgctctatggagatggagatttcaagttccaacaggacttggcgcctgcacacagcgcaaaatctacccgtgcctggtttacggatcatggtatttctgttctaaattggcccgccaactcccctgaccatagccccatagaaaatctgtggggtattgtgaaaaggaagatgcagaatgccagacccaaaaacgcagaagagttgaaggccactatcagagcaacctgggctctcataacacctgagcagtgccagaaactcatcgactccatgccacgccgcattaacgcagtaattgaggcaaaaggagctccaaccaagtattgagtattgtacatgctcatatttttcattttcatacttttcagttggccaacatttctaaaaatcccttttttgtattagccttaagtaatattctaattttgtgacacacggaattttggattttcatttgttgccacttcaaatcatcaaaattaaatgaaataaacatttgaatgcatcagtctgtgtgcaatgaataaatataatgtacaagttacaccttttgaatgcaattactgaaataaatcaagtttttcaaaatattctaatttactggcttttacctgtatacctatTTTCCAAATGCCAGATATTAAAGGACATTTCGCTAGTCATAGGAACAATGAAAAAAAGAATGACAGCGCACACTTTGATTGCACTTGACGTACTATGAATCTATCAATTTATTTCACAAGAGTGAAATATAGTCAAATACGTTTTCCTACTATAATATCGGAATGTATACTTCTAGATTATTAGATATATCGTCATATTTAATGCAAAGTGAACCAAAGAACATGTTTTATGTTGACGCGCAGTTAAGATAACGCCAGTCACCTCGGCTCTAATTAAGGTTTTAAGGTTAAATGCTCACGATCGTCGATTAGGAAAAGTCAGATGAACACTCGGATAAACAATGATCAGGCACCGGACATTTGTCCATTTAAGGAAAGCGAGCAAATACTAACCATAAAAAGTATTCTTGCAGCTGTGACAGGAGTGCAATGGTCATCTAGCTAGCTCGGTTAGCAACGAGTGCTCCGCACAAGGCTGCATCAGTGGATCGCGGCTACATTAAAAATGGCGGTTTGGACGCTACATTCACAATGTAGCTCTTAAAAAACAACGAATAGCCTCAGGAATAGACTACGAGTGAGTTTTTTTTCAACGCTGGTGTTTAGATACAGTAAATGTATGTTGCCAGCTACTTAATAACCAACGAGGACGGTGTAAAATAAGTAATTCTGCTTACCTCGAATGCGTGTTACGTTCACTTCTCCATCTTGAACTACCGAGTGGGAGGGCAAAAACAAGATCTCGCGAGACTAACCGGTGTCGCGTCAACCCGGGGCACTCCCATTACGCATGTTCAAAACATTAGGAAAAAGCGACCTTGCTTAACACTGTTTAAATAAGTTCTAGTCAAGGCatataaatacaatgtataaggTAAATATAAATGGGACTAGATTTTTAATAACAAATTCATTGTTATAATTATGTAGTGGTAGTTTGTACAATGGACTCCTAAATGAATatttatgtagaaaaaaatattacatgtttaAACTTGGTATTAAACTGTAAATGTATTCAACGTACGGATTTAAATCATAATGACTTACAAACACAAAGTTCAACTTGTCCCCATGTTCTCAAACACACTGACCATGCAAAATCAATCACAAagtattttggaaaaaagttatattttctTTCCAGGCCGAACTTAAAACACCTTGATAATggtacacaaaaaaacaaaagtgaatatgattaattaaaaacaaaattagCCTGAAACTAGTATACTTTAAATGCCATACAGCCAAGACGATGTGACTAAActacatacaaatataaaaaaggacTACAGTATTTAAATTTTTACAAATACAGCAATGTATCATGTAAAATGATAAGAAAGGTTTCAACATTTTGGatagcataaaaaaatacaacatatatttacatttggactttttttttttttttcacacgttAAGACATCAACATGTCTGCCAACATTCTGTTCCTTGTACATTCTATGGAATGAATGCTAAAGCTTAGCAAGAATGACAGTAGATATACCAAGAAAAACATACAAAGACATAAAAAATCATGAAAAATAAATTAAGAAAATCAAACTTTAATTTAAAACATGATAAAAGACCTGTACAACTTAGTTTtaagcaaaatatatttttttaccttcaatCACCAAATAGTGTAAAGGCATCAAGGGGCATACATCAAAATGTGATATGGTCTGATTCGACTAATTTTTTGGACATAATTCTAAACGCTatattaaaattctggcaaaaacGAACAACACATTTTGTTAAGGCCCATCCCAAGCAGAGTACAATTGAAAATTTCCAATGCAAATAAGGTCTTAATATTAGTTTGAATACAAACACATACCGGTAggtgtttttacaaaattttgaCTCAAGTTTTCAACTAATTATTATACAGGTCTTTTCAAGTTTTACATGAAAGTTAAATTTGTGAATTTAAcaaaatctttatatatccacTGTAAGTCGATCTTTTTTGCTCATCAAGTCTAGCTATATAActtaaaatattacatatttacaAATGAAACACATTTAACTAATATGAAAAGATTTTCAACAAAATAATTTTCATAACTGTGGTAGTTGCAATGTGGGTGAAATGTTCAGTTGGGACCCAGACAATCAGGTGGTTAGAACAAAATAGGCTACAAGATGACAAAACgttgccttttaaaaataaataaaactacaataaatATAATTGTACAATGTTGATTGTTTACATGTTTAATTTGTCGAACAATCTCGACGAAACAAATATCAGTGATTCACACACATTAAGTGTGTACAATGTAAAGTGAACTCTTTGCAAACCTGTGTGTAGactgttattaaaaaaatatattaaaagaaaaatggttTAAGCtaaaaattacgttaaaaaaacCTAATAACAATCAAACTCAACTATCATAATTCTGTCTGACAAAGAAAATTGTTTTATGTCCCTTTTAAAATTAGGAAATTTGGGAAAACTTTTTTCTCTGATAGCAAAATAACCATTGTTTACACATAAACAGTTACTTAAAGGGGTTAAGTCCATTATTTTCATTGTGATCATTGTTCACTGTAAGCGGATAAGCAGATAAGTTCTGCTGAAACCTTTATGTGAAGACAAATAAGGAGTGGagttgcagggaaaaagatggtCAAACTAACAAGTGGAGACATGAGTAAACAACTTTTTGAGTATAAAATATAGAGTACTATCACTACTTCCTTCAATACTATTttcacaaaacattttttcctaTTTAGGTCTTCCGCCAAGTGTGCAGTTTTCCTCACAACAGAAGTTTGCCATTGCGGTGAATTTTCAAAATTTTTCCGAGTCGCTGTTTTGCTGTTGCAAGTCCTTTCTTTGGACGTCTCCCTAAATGTCAGAGATACAAATAGAATGCATTAGAAAAGAGACAAAGATACAAAGCGCAACATTTCAACTGTTTGCACTTACCTTGACCGACTCCTGATATGCCTTGACTGGCGAGCCCTGAAGGCGACGTGCCAGAGTGCGAGCTGCTGTTTTGCGGAGACAAGGAAGGTCGCCGTGAAGTGAGGAATACCCCAGGGGCCATAGCTCCGCCGCCTCTAGGGCCACCAGGGCCAAAAGGTCCCGGTCCTGCTGTGTATTCATGGTCAAGTAGGCTGGCGGAATAGTAATCCATCCTCCTGTCTGGGCTGATGTCTGGTGCAGACTCTGGAACATGTGGTGGGGAGGGTGGGGCTGGCTCTGGCTGAACATGGGGAGGGCTTGCAACAGGAACAGGAGGACGCACCTTTTTGGTGTATTTCCTTTTGGCAGGCTTATGCTGCTCCTGAGTTATGAACAAAATAAAAGGGGTTGTTATTCTTTAATTTCAGTAAATTATGCGAGTGCTGCACCATCCTCAGTTATTTCAACACTACATTGTTACCACTCTCACCTGCTGGGCTAGCTTGGCTGCAGCTGCTGCCAGGCCTGTTTCTACAGAAGCCACTCTAGCCCCTTCTCTGGCTGGTCGATCCTGTTTTGGAAGGGTTGGCATCACCCTAGCTGTGAATTAAGGCCGAATGACAGACTTTTAGAAACCAAAGGCTCATAATGTAAGGTATGTTCTAAAATTAGCATTTACCTTTAGGGCTCCAAGGTGTGTCATCCCAGTTTTTCTTCCGCTTCATCTTTGCCTTGTTAGCATGGTCTTCTTCATCAGACTCCAATGATGGGTAAACTGAAAACAGTAGCAGCTCAATCAGTAAAACTGTAATTTAAGCGAGAGTAAAAGTATTCTGTATCACCATAGTCTGAATCTTTAAAACAGGTTCCCAGAGTTTCCTGTTCATCTGGACTATCGTCGTCGCTCAGGTGCCTTGCTGGCCGCTTAATAGCCCGTTTTCCAGGTCGCTGGATGACATTCTTTTTCTCACTGGTCTTTTTGACCACCCCTGTCACCCACACAGCCCTGCCACCTTTCTCCTTCACTATCCCCAACCCCTCAGTCAGGCCTCCAGAGATGGACAtgggtgaggaggaggaggaggaggaggatgatgaagAAGAGGAAGGTGGGTTTGCCATGGAGAGCATGCCCTGGATGGCATCACGAGTACTGGGAGATGCTGGGGCCTCCTCACTGAGAACAACATTGTTGAGCAAAATAAGGTGTTACCTTTTATTTACACAAGCTGAAAACATAACGAGACATCGTACCTCTTAATAATGTATGATAAATACTCAAAAAGTATTCAAACCTGAGTGCAGAAGAATCCAAGCCTGCCACCTGCTTGCTGGCCTTTAGTAAGTCTAAAATTCCCCCAGCACCCCCCTTCACACCATGAGCAGCCAGTGCCTCTTCATCAGTGGTGTAATCCTCCTGAAGAGAAGCAATTATTGATGATCGGCACACTTTTTTATAAAGCTAAAAAGAGGGGAATAAGTCAGGAGAGAAATAATATCCACACGGTGCAACATTGTTGAGTAATAAGGTTATTGTCTTCAATAACAGTATTTGTGTTTATACTTTCTTGAACTGTACACAAATTGTACTTGCAACTAATACGGTACATGCTTCAAAAATGGCATTTACTGTAGATATGATTCAGCTAATCTGTTTCTTGTGTATCGGTAATTAATCTTACCTCTATGTCAAAGTCTACCTCTCCTGGCTCGCGGATACGATTTGGATCCGAGCAAGGTTTGGCTCTAGGCAGCTTCCTAGGAAGACCTGCAAGCACATGGTGATACACTTTACTGAACTCTTCATTACATTACACATTAGAAATCTTAGCAAGTAGCTTCTCAGATCTCTTGTAAACTTTGTTGACTCAGTATATAACATgaattacagtagtacctcaacctaTGAGCTCGTAACTCGAAATACTCGTACCTTAAAGCTCATTGAATTATTGATATACATTTAATCTGTGCTAACCCCTCCAAAAACAGCACAACTATAAAAcgtaacatgtttttaaaaagaaaaactacctTTTGTTTGAAAAACTATACAATAGTAGTAATGTACAAAGAAGTACAGTACATTAGTTTTATGAATCTCCGACCCCGTGAACAGTGGGGTGTCTAGGGGGTGGCACGCGCCCCTGAAATCTGATAGGCCCATTCAGAGGCACAACGATttgaagcagtgtttttcaaactgagGTAAACCTACCACTCGGTATGCCAAATATATGCTTAATTCAAGTAGTTCCAAGTATAACCCGCAAATTGTCCCAAATTTACTTTTAATACATGAATTAAGATATAAGTGTACAAGCCCAGTGGAGAGTTCCACAGCGATTATTAATGACCACATACTGAAGTCATAGTTGCACAGACTCATTATATAGGTACTAATTTGGACAACCTTTCAAACTCATGGTCCAAATAATCAAAAACCAACACAGAATATTAAAATATgtgatacaaaaacacacaacttgctcactgaactatgtggacgttataaaaaataatattaccatACGCAATTCAAAATTGCACTTATTTAAACCATTTAGTAGGCCTGATGGGTAATATGGAAAACACTTCCCACATTTCCACATCTTTGACTCATTTTAGTTGCTTGAGGGACATCGATAGAATATGGATCGATGGATAGATatttctgattggttacaaaactTAAAGGAGGttgtcagggaagtaaacaaggtaggaacggttcacatactcttaatattcaatgttttactgTTTATACTTCATGTTGTAGTGGGGGGCAATCATATCCCGCGCACACATATTGGCGGACAATCTTAATCGGCGGATTCGGCGCTCACATATTTGGGTGGCGGACAATCTAATCCGGTGCGCAGTGCGCGTACATATTGGTGGGCAATCTTAATTCGCACGCACTTATCCGGGTGGCGGTCATTATTTTTTGGTTGATGATGATGAGCAGCCAGGTTCCAGACGTCCGTCGTCCTTCACAAAACGTAAGTCAATTtggttacaatatattttttcacacAAGCCTGTCTAGAGTGTTTGCCTGCCATCACAAGAAAAGGCGTATTCATCGGTTTTGAACGTTATTTCAGTCCCACCATCTTTTGCTATTCCACCGTGATTCTAGTTCTACTCAGTGCAGGTAATTTATTTTGTTGTGCAAACACTCTTAAAGGCACACTGTGTAATATTTTAAATAATACTGTTGCCAGCAATATAAAGAATGAATATGAATGAGGACCTAATCTGtttaaatttaaatacatttatgaaTTATACAATTTTACTTTATCAAAGCGGAAGTTTGGATTTTGCAAGTTGTCTGACGTACTGTAATAGCTCGATGCTTTGCAATATTGTTTTAATGTCAGCAATTGTCTTACAAGAAGATTCACTCCATACTTGGTGGTGTTAACCGCGGTAAACTACTATAGTAGCTACAGCTGCTCCAGGAGTAGACTGACTGTTATATGTGTGCCACCCCTGCAGAACTAGGTGCCAGCCCTATGCCAACCCTGAAAAAAAAATCTGGACACACCACTGCCCGTGAACGAATCgcctgtattttatgtatttcaaTCTCTCGCTATAAAATAATGCTAGTAAGTTGGACTTGGATTTTTTGGGGCGGCTCTTACGGCGTTTACTGTGGCGTTAGCTGTGCCATCTAGCGGCTCGGAGGCTCATAACTCAAAGCATAGCGAAAAGCAAAGGGACACCTCATATCTCAAAATACTCGTAAgttaaggtaccactgtattgtaGTACAatcaaaaaacaatattaaatatatctcACCACTGAGTTTCTTTTTTTTGCTTGATCCAGCAAGCTTTCGCCGTGGTGGAGGGGTCTCATCAATTTGGAGTTCATCCTCTGATTCCATGTCAGAGAGACTGGATCCCTCCATGTCCAGATGATGGAACTTCGTAGCACCTCCTGCACCATTACTGCCCTCTTTTTTGCTAAAAGTGTAACAGATTAAAAAACAGCCTTTGTTGAGACCATGAGAtcataaacatgttaaaaaaagaatCAAAGATTACCCTTGAATTTTGCCATTTGTCAGCACAAGTTTCAGTTTGCTTTTATTTAACTTTGCTTCAAAGTCTTCTAATGGCAGCTCCGACTGAACAGAAGAATGAAAACAATAAAATGATGGCTTAACTttgtatatatacaaattatgTCTTTAATAAGTGTACCTTGTTCTTGCTTCTCGACTTGCCAGGTTGGATTTTTTTTAGCGTATGTTTGGTGTGGATCTCAAGCAGGTCTAACTCTCCTGCCTCTGTCTTAAGAAGAGTCTTCTGATTCTTCTTCTTGGGTCCAGGGAGCCCAATACCTCCTATTATTTCTTTGGGTTTGAGGATTTTTTTCTTTCCGGGGGGGCGGCCTGAATTCTGAGAGGCGGTCAAGGGAGCTTTTGAAAGGGGCGAACCCGGAAACTGGGGTCCAGTGCGGCCAATGTTTTGCTGGAAAATGTCCTATTAAGACATTAGGCGCAATTTCAAAATATTAATCATCAAAGATTTCACCTGATTGACTTCTTTTGATTGTAGGAGGCCTGAGTTgcacaaaaacaacacatttcTTTTTAGGTCACATGATCATTTGCACGTCTTAACTTACATGTGCGTGTCTTTTTTAAGTGGTAGTGTGATAGTGGATCCAGTAGCATGTACTGAGGTGCAGAATATCACGGTGGACATTTAGTGAGTTGAATGAGAGAGTTGGAATGGGATGACACATAGTATATGACGCAGTGCTGTGCGATATCACAATACATGTCTTAGTGCGATATACAAATATATCAATATCTGTTATTTATATTGTAATTTTAATGCCTGGGCTGCTGCTTTACTGTGCTGACACAGCCATGCGTGCAAGAGTTGGCAGGAGTATGGATGTCAACAATGTATTTAAGATGCAAGTAGAGGACAAAGAAAGCTAAACCAACAAACCCTGAAAATAAATTGATGGCAAAAAGAGGGAAGAGGAACTCCTTTGTTTGGATTTAAAAAGTCAGATGCCGACAAAACAATGATAAACAGCAAAATGTGTTGCTAATAAGTCGTTGCTAGCGACTTGAACATGCCTATTCTATTCTGTCACTTGAAGACACAGCATGAAGAACAGAACAGAGAAAGTTAAAATGTGCCAATGTACTAACGTTACCTCAAAACcacaaaatgatgaaaaaaaccacACACCTAACAAACCTGAGAGTCGTTGTCCAAAGGCATAGATTACAATATCGAGAAGCTGTAGATGCAGTGTTTGCCGTGTATCAGTTTGTTCTGTCTAGTCCTGACAACCAAGTGGACAGTCAAGCATTATATATCGCTTGTTGTCAAATCTGATTTCACAAGTTTGTCACTCAAATACGTCCGCGGGCAACATAAATAATGATTTTCTAGTTCCGATTGTTACATGACGGAGAAGCAGCCTGCAGGAGAAGCATACAAAAATCTGCTCCCCAAGTTAAATGCTGAACAATATtattaaaactactgtagttgttactaCTGTAGTACATGTAgtttgtgtttaattgtattgTAATGTTTATTATgtaacatgttaaaattgtgctgtttaggGAGTCCCAAGCACAGATCAAATAGATTGTAATTAATTTCAGTGGGCAGagctgatttgagatacaagttttTTGAGTCATGAGCTTAATCATGGAAGTATAATGTGCTTGTATGTTGAGGTACCACCGTCTATCGTTATCGAGATATAAAATTACCTATGTATTTTTGTCCATATCGCACTAGTGTGACATAGACTCAGCCATGGGACCTTTGTGTCAGCATGGGTGGTACCCAAGTAGAGAAATACAAATAACTGCAAAGTTTCATTTCTGCCATGTTAAGTGGGTTAGGGGAAATCTTTAATGAAGGTTCCTTTTTTTTGCGTATATTGTACACGTGCTCAATCCACTTCATGAAAATCCCCATGCATATTCATTGagtgatgtttgtgtgtgtatgtatatatacagtatatatgaggAAGTGTTCATTTACTTCAACCAGGCGAATTTCCTTAGCAAGATCCTTCACCAGCATCTGAGTATTTATGGTTTCCGGAATTTCCACTTCATGATCGGTCAAAGCCTGAGTATAAGAAGGTATAATAATCAACTCTTATATAATTCACTTACAAGATATGGTGAACACATGCTTTGCACATCACATCAGATACATTTGCAGTTAATGTTTCACGATTCACAGAGCAGTGGAAGGCAACTCCTTATATATGTAGTGAAACCTGTTATACTGTCCCGTAGTGGATTAGGTTTGATGCTAGTGATTACTAATGTGAAGAGAAAAACCCTAAATTTGCAAATGTTTCGGTTAACAAACTTTTAGATCGAGTCAAATATGCCTCCGTGTGCGACCCATGTCACTGTGTACCAaaggttcattcattcattttgtgtttcGCTGGCTGCCATTTTGTCATTGCTTGTATTGAAGAGATTGGGGAAGGCGGTTTCCTACCACAGAAAGTTTTTAACTGTGATAAGAATGGACTTTTTTTTGGAAAAAGATAACAAAGCAAACTTATTTTACAGAGAAGACTAACCTACTTTCAGTGGCGCCTCTTTCAAGCGCACACACGGCCCCTCTCCCCAGCCCCCTCAGATCGCTTCCCTCCttctgtctgctcctttctctcCTCATGAGCAGCTCACTAGACGACTTTGCCGATGTTAATCAAAATCAGCTTTATGTACTGTAGTTggatttgactttttaaaatgtttattat encodes the following:
- the phf8 gene encoding histone lysine demethylase PHF8 codes for the protein MASVPVYCLCRLPYDVTRFMIECDICQDWFHGSCVGVEEDKATEIDLYHCPNCQITHGPSVMRKRRGGNKQTEGSTAGVRRDPTRSVKTGSPQFVRELRSRTFPSADEVLLKPSGAQLTVEFLEEHSFSVPVMVLRRDGLGMTLPPASFSVSDVEHYIGSDKEIDVIDVSRQCDLKMRLGDFVEYYNSPNRERVLNVISLEFSETRLSNLVETPKIVRKLSWVENLWPEESVFERPNVQKYCLMGVKDSYTDFHVDFGGTSVWYHVLRGEKIFYLISPTPANLALFERWSSSSSQNEMFFGDQVDMCYKCSVKQGNTLFIPTGWIHAVLTPVDCLAFGGNFLHSLNIDMQLRAYEIEKRLSTADLFKFPNFETVCWYVGKHLLDTFRGLRENRRHPATYLVHGAKALNNAFRTWTRKEALTDHEVEIPETINTQMLVKDLAKEIRLVEDIFQQNIGRTGPQFPGSPLSKAPLTASQNSGRPPGKKKILKPKEIIGGIGLPGPKKKNQKTLLKTEAGELDLLEIHTKHTLKKIQPGKSRSKNKSELPLEDFEAKLNKSKLKLVLTNGKIQGKKEGSNGAGGATKFHHLDMEGSSLSDMESEDELQIDETPPPRRKLAGSSKKKKLSGLPRKLPRAKPCSDPNRIREPGEVDFDIEEDYTTDEEALAAHGVKGGAGGILDLLKASKQVAGLDSSALSEEAPASPSTRDAIQGMLSMANPPSSSSSSSSSSSSSPMSISGGLTEGLGIVKEKGGRAVWVTGVVKKTSEKKNVIQRPGKRAIKRPARHLSDDDSPDEQETLGTCFKDSDYVYPSLESDEEDHANKAKMKRKKNWDDTPWSPKARVMPTLPKQDRPAREGARVASVETGLAAAAAKLAQQEQHKPAKRKYTKKVRPPVPVASPPHVQPEPAPPSPPHVPESAPDISPDRRMDYYSASLLDHEYTAGPGPFGPGGPRGGGAMAPGVFLTSRRPSLSPQNSSSHSGTSPSGLASQGISGVGQGRRPKKGLATAKQRLGKILKIHRNGKLLL